In Salvelinus namaycush isolate Seneca chromosome 12, SaNama_1.0, whole genome shotgun sequence, the DNA window CACATGTTTTTggctttgcttttccttagggtgctttttagttGTTCAATTTGTCATTCTTTTGTTTTTATGTTATGTTTGCTGTGTAGTAAATATTTgagcttttattttcattgttttttatttatttattttcctgtaaAGCACATTGCGTTGCATTCAGTGTCTGAAATGTGTTGAATAAacaaagcttgatttgatttgaagttatGTCCATGGACCATCGCAAGCCAAGATGCCATACAAATGAAGGCATTACTTATTTTTTCCTCATTTAGCCACTTTGTTCATACTGTTCATACTTTGTTCATACATGctgtttgaatttttttttaTAGATCACCATGTAGCCTATTATCATATTGCATGTTACATACACAATTCCATCTTCTTGGCCATGCAACACAACAGGGGAGCTTAATATGTGGTTTCTCATTTCATAGAAATAGCAACGGCTGCAATTTCCTGCTGTTGCAGCTGGTTTCCTCTACTGATGCTCTGAGCAACACTTTCTCAGAATAGAAAAAAGACAGTCTTTGAAGAAGCAGGGTTTGATTAGACCTGCTGTAGCTGCTCAATAACCTGATGAAAATAgattgagacagacagacagacagacagacagatacagtaggCAAAACATTTTGTGAAGGGGTGCAGTTGTAGAAAGGGTGTGGTTTACCAACAGTAAAGGTGTTTTAAAAAGAGGGCGTGTTTTCCCCCCCTTTGTTCAATGGGCGGATTCGATTATGCTGAACTGCGGGGCACCCGTCTATGGCCGATGACGTCCCCGGGCAAAAGCAGTGAGACAGGAGCTCTGCGCAGCTCCatcatgttgtcaacaaggcagcatggtgcatcATCCAGAAACATACATCTCTTTTCCATAAAATATATGTTTGAATTTTCAAACAAATTTTAACTGGGAAGCCGGATAAAGcgtttttatcaaaagcaatcatTTTTACATCTGAAAATACAGAATCCTACTCGTTACTCCACGTGCTTAATTATGTCACTTTTGTTTTGGTCCAATTTCGCTGTGGGCTTTGAACGGGCTCACACCCGGGAGGCAGCTCGGTTCCAAAACGAATGCAATCAAGCTTCACCCGGAGTAAAACACGACCAACGGGCGCCCGGGCCAGATTAATCGAATCCCCTCAGCGACTGCACCTGCGCTGTACTGTAATTTCCCGGTCATTACCAAAAGTGCCGATTTCAATCATCACTGACGAACATTTCCGTCAAAGCACGAATATATTACCATTAACTTTAATCTGAACAATGTATCGAACATCCAAAGAAACCAAGTGAATCTCTCCCCGGGAAAATGCCGAGCGAGCAGACAAAAACGGCACCTGGGAACATTACAGAGAAGAAATCAACACATCAACAAGGGGTAAGCAAGGAAACAACCTGTTGTTAGTTAATAGGAACTTTTTAAACGTCGTTAAAAGGTCTAATTTGACCTCTTTGTGAATATTGGATTGTTTTGGAATTTATGGAAAACGAATGGAACCATCGTTCTTTGTATTTGTAAAAGTAACCTAACCCGTATGTCCTCATTCCTCTGACATCCAATGTAGTGGAAAGTGCAACACCCTACAAGCCTACAGGTCACCATTGTCACCTCAGTAAAATTAGTTTTGTACTGGATATTCGGTTTTCTCTACTTGATAGCTATTGAACCAAGCATACCATGACTATGAAGATGGTGTATTCTGAATCAGGAGTGGATggacagttttttgttgttgttgaaatgtttattttatttgggGGGCGGGGCTTTTAATCTTTAATAGCTCTTACACAAGTTCCATGATAATGAAAATGATATATTCTGAATCGGAACAGGATGGACAAAGATTAACAGCTATTTTTGTTCAAATTACATTTTCTTTTTGGGGGAGGCTTTCAATCTTTAATAGCACTAACACAAAGCGTGCCATGACTATGAAAATGATATATTCTGCATCGGTGGAGGATCTACAAAAATCTACAGCTtttgtttttaaacatttttattttgatcACCCGCCTCCTCCACCTCACCAACCTGctatttaaccttttactgcagtgggctgaatcagggccacacagagtgattcttggtagtcttaaacaaatctactttgaaacaaaagtatacacctcacacatggttatgggcctAAAAAAAGAGTTTAAATGTGTTCAATTTTGAGTTGCATTGCAATATTACTTTTTATATACATCATTAAATATAACAAAActatttgacatagaaacaccagacttgtcagtaataaaaaataaaaaataatatgaaTTATGAaatatattaataacattccacccatgagggcACTTTTGGAAAGGAAATGGCTATTGAAGATTGAAAGatgtaaacaaaaaaaaaaatatatatgaaccAAGCATGCCATGACTATGAAGATGGTATATTCTGAATCAGGGAAGGATGGACAAAACCCacagctttaaaaaaaatctttaatagCTCTTACACAACGTGCCATGAATATGGAAATTATATATTCTGAATCGGGGGAAGGATGGATTAaaaatccatggcttttggttttTGGAAATCTGATTTTGTTTTTGGAGGGGGTTCAACCTTCAATAGCTCTTACACAAAGCGCGCCATGACAATGACAATTCTATATATAATTGTCATTGTCATGGCTCGTTTTGTGTGAGAGctattaaagattttttttaaagctgtGGGTTTTGTCCATCCTTCCCTGATTCAGAATATACCATCTTCAGAGTCATGGCATGCTTGGTTCAAATATCCAATATAAAACTACCTTGGGTATAAACCTCTCAATGTTTATTTCAAAGACATAATCAAAGTTTTAAGACTATCAACATTTCAGTTGATACAGACTTAACATCAATCCATCGCATTGCTCTCATTTTATTGTTTGTTTTGCATAACCTATTGTAGCTCATTGTATAACAACTACCTGTAGGCTACTCTTTCTACCCCTTTTATGACTTACAATgtgtcatgatgatgatgatgaggcagGCGGATGGTAGTGGCCTAAATCAAATGAATGGCAGTTCTCAAAACTGAACTGCATTTTTCACCTGACCTCTGTCCTCTTAGTGTTCTTAGTtcttctcttttctgtctgtTTAGCCGACTGGTccactgacaacacacacacacacacataggggcaATAGTTCCTATTTTGTTGTGAGTTAAATTGTTTGCCTTGCAGGGGAGGAAGCAGAATGAGTGCTTGCATCAATTGCACTGGATGGCACAACAGTAACACAGCTCTAGAGGTCACACGCAATGGTTTACAAAGACTGCATGACAATGTCATATTTCCTGATGTGTGAACCACACCCATATCTGTAAACCTGGACTCCATAGCTATGCCTACCATTGTCACTGACTGTGTTCACCTTAAACAATGTGCAGTCCCAGTGTCTCATACAAGTTAAAATAGAGGGGGAGTACTTTACTTGTGACATGGAATCCAACTTTTCAACATTAAGGCATGACATCGTTATAGGTTATTCTGATAGAGGATCTGTCTGACAGTTTTGAATGTGTTATATCTGTTCTAGAGCCCAGCACAGCTGAATGGATTTAATTTAGCTCATGATGTCACCAATCCCTCATCCCAGCCACAGTTTGAGTCCCGCCCCCCGTCCCCTGCACCCCCACCAGACCCACGTATTCTCCCAAGAGAGCAGTGGGGTGGGAAGTATGAGTTTCTGCTCTCCTGTATCGGCTACTGTGTGGGATTGGGGAATGTGTGGAGGTTTCCCTACCTCTGCTACCGCAATGGAGGAGGTGAGTAACCCACAGCCAAGCTGGCTTTTAGCCCTCATACACTTCACACTGCCCCTCAAACTCTAAGTATGAATTAAGCTGTATTATTGTATTGAAATGGATGTGTATTATGTTACCTTGGCCTTCAGGTCTGCActgtcctctcccctctgtgGGTTGTGCTGCAGAGTTCATCTGAGAGCTGAAACCAAAGCCACGCAATCACAGGCAGCCAGTGGTGCTAGAAAGCCAACACACACCTGTGCACAGAAAAACACACCTTAAGACAGTCTACTGAATGGTTCATTCAAAACTATAGTACACAAACTTCAGCTCCCCATGTGAAGCTAGCACATGCTGAGACTTCAATAGTTGAGCGATAGAAAAACCCTCTGCTGGCTGGCAGCTTTCCAGATGTAGTAAGTGATTATATAGCCATAGTGCTGTTTGTAGGACATACTCTTACATGCCATGTATCTGTGTGGCTAGCAGCTCAGTGTTATAACAATCAAATTAATGAGGGATGTCGCCTCTTGTATTATCCCGTTTCCTGTTTGACCTGTGGCCTCCTCTGTCCCCAGGTGTGTTCCTCATCCCCTACTTCATCATGCTCTTCTTCACCGGTGTCCCCCTCTTTCTCATGGAGCTAAGTCTAGGCCAGTATGGAGCTGCTGGACCAATCACGGTGTGGAAGTGCTGCCCCCTCCTCAAAGGTAAACCCCCATGACCCCATTGTCCTCCCAACACTCCATAATTGTCCACCAACACTCCATAATTGTCCACCAACACTGATTAGCCTCAATCTTATGTTCTCCAACATCAGAAGCTCACTCATCTGGAGTACACACATCAATCTGCCTGTGTGTCTCTTTATAGGCATTGGCATTGGGATGCTTTGTGTGTCTATGCTGGTGTGCCTCTACTACAACGTGATCATAGCCTGGACCTTCTACTACCTGGGCAGCTCTTTCCAGAGCCCCCTGCCCTGGTCCTGTGATGCCCCAGCCAATGCTTACCTCTGTGGGAACGCCACTGTGAACAGCTCCTCTGGCAGAGCCCTCAGCCCCTCAGAGGTCTTCTGGAAGTAAGGGCTCTTCCACCACTGTAGAGTGTTTTTTGCTAAAAATGATTGAATGTCCTTTGCATGATTGAATTCAGATTAGGATTGGTTTATCGTGGGGGAATTAGCGTCACGCTGGCCCTCAACTGTATTGAAATATTGACGACCATGAAATGCCTGAAATGTTCTCCTTCAAAAAGTCTGTGCTGTGTGTACACTGTGCTGTATGTGTTCATGTCGTTAAGGAGATGAGCTGACTTTACTATATGATGTAACATCTATCTCCTGTTAAAAATGTCTCTGTTTGCTGGGTCTATCCAACTAGTTTTGGCTAGAGGTCTGAATactctgtgtgaatgtgtgtgtgtttgctcggTGTATTGTGTTCCAGTGAGCGTGTTCTGGGTGTGGTGAACAGTAAGGGCCTCCATGACCCTGGTCCTGTCAGGTGGCCCCTGGCTCTCTGCCTCCTGGCTGCCTGGGTCATCATCTTCTTCTGCATGCTCAAGGGCATCCGCAGCTCTGGCAAGGtgatataacacacacacacctttaaacACAGACATACTCATGTTACGCAAACATGCCCTCAAAACAAACATCCTTGCGCTTGGTGTTGCTAACTTTGTAGGTGGTTTATGTGACTGCGACGTTCCCGTACTTCGTGCTGATCGTTTTGATCATCAGGGGTGCTACACTGGAGGGGTCACTTCAGGGTGTGGCCTTCTACCTCACCCCTGACTGGGGCCGGCTGGCCAGTGCACAGGTAAACTACATcccctagtggagacaggctggtaGAATCTCTAGAGTAAAGTCAAGTTagtttgtttttgtgtgtatgggTCTATCTGTAATGATGAGTGTCAAGGCCCTTGGTGCTGGCCAACAAAGTAGACAGCATGTCTTAACTGTCACCGTTCACCTTGTAGGTGTGGAACGATGCTGCCTCACAGGTCTTCTATTCGTTGGGGATTGGTGTTGGGGGGCTGCTCTCCATGGCCTCCTACAATAAGTTTGACAACAATGTCATCAGGTCagttgtactctactctactactgtTCTCTCTGAGGCTACAGGCATGCTGGGAAATGGAGTCTATTGAACATTGTGTTGCTTTCAGGGACTGTCTGGTCATCACCATAGGGAACTGCAGCACCAGCTTCTTTGCGGGCTTCGCCATATTCTCAATCCTGGGTCACATGGCCTGGAGGAAGGGAGTGCCTGTTGGCGAGGTGGCAGATACAGGTAGTTCTCGATGAGCCAGTCACTCCTCTTGTattaacaatcaatcaatcaaatgtatttataaagtcgtttttacatcagccgatgtcataaggtgctatacagaaacccagcctaatacagcaagcaatgcagatgtagaagcacatttCTGTTACGGTTATGACATGGTAATCACAATATATCCAGTTATTATCATGGCACTAAAAAGCTATTTTATGGCAAAAAAAAGCTCATTATTGTTCTTGCTCCAGGTCCTGGTTTGGCATTTGTGGCGTACCCAGAAGCCCTTGCTCTACTGCCAGGCTCGGTGTTCTGgtccatcctcttcttcctcatgCTTTTCATGCTGGGGGTCGACACTCTGGTAAACCACAGTCTTGTTCTGTATTGAACCCCCAGCTCTTTGAACTAACAAAACATATACATCTAACATCCCGCTCCCTGTCTTTCTGGccctgttttctctctgtagTTTGGTAACATGGAGGGCATCACCACGGCCGTGCTGGATGAGTTCCCACAGCTCAGAGCTAACATGAAGCAGAAGTCTCTGTTCCTGGGACTGCTGTGTTTCGGCTTCTATCTAATGGGACTGCTGTTGATCACTGATGTGAGTTTgtattgaagtgtgtgtgtgtgtgtgtgtgtgtgtgtgtgtgtgtgtgtactgatgtCTGTCTCTCCATAGGGAGGGATTTACTGGTTCACCCTCATCGACTCCTTCGCCACTAGCTTCGGCCTCATTATCATCACCCTCTTCATGTGCATTGGCATCTCCTTCTTCTATGGTACACATCACCATGCAACTCTAGCTCCATACCCTGCATGCTACATTCCACATACTAACTGAACATACTAACCACTATTCAGACATGCCACACACTTGCTGTATGTCAATAGTGTCTTCAGATTCTTTGACTAATAAGCATGCATGTGTGTCTGCATTCCGTAACATTCACAGGAGTGAACCAGTTTTGCCAGGACATCATTGACAtgatctgtctctgtcctccctggTGCAGCAAAGTGCTGCTCTACTTCAAAGCATGCTGGGTATTCTGCACCCCATTTCTCCTACTGGTGAGTCAGACCCTCTACCTTTACATTATGTCTCTGAAAAAGCATCCCTCTGTCTAAAATCCACCCTTTGTTGCACCCTGACAGTGGTGAATAATTTAAAGAGACTGACATTCTATCCCCTTTTCCCCCGGCTGTGTTCTCTATGGGTTTATTTTCAATCACCCCTCATGTATGCACAGTATGTCTGATGTGTGTATTTGAATAAAAAAGTATTTAGTAGCTGTTGAATAGAAACATAAATGAGTGAACTAACCAAGTATCCTGAGCCAGAAAGAGGGAATGGATCATACCATAGAGGCTCTGCCTGGATTATCATACAGACGTCTGTTTAAAAGTCTGTGCATGCTCAGCCGCACTTTGCTGCGTCTGTCTGGGTGTTGGTCTATTTCTCCAAAGCTACTGTGAGTTTTTGATCACTGCTTTGATTCCATGGTTGCTGTTAAACTTTCATAGTGTAGATGCTTTTATTTCTGTTGCCTTTGTTTCACATGCCCCTCTGTTTTTGTGTCCCTGTGCATCCAGTTCATTCTGACCTATATCTTCATTGAGATGTACAACACCCCGCTGCAGTATGGTGCCTATGTGTATCCTCGCTGGGGCAAGGCACTGGGTGTGTGCATGGGCGCCACCTGCTGTCTGCAGATCCCCATCTGGGCCATCGTGGCCATCAGCAAGGAGTCTGGGACACTGAAAAACGTCAGTACCGTCCGCCCCATTTTCCCCTTGTCTGTCACTACACAAGCCATGTTACATGGCTATAGGAATTGCCCCAAGGGGACAAATAAAGCTGTATTGAAATGACTTGAATACTGAAGCCACACTAAGAACACATTAAACTCTTGATAGGTTAAAGGCTGCCAGTGTGCAAATAATTTAAGGGTTACATCAGTTATGAAAATAAACAGTCACATGCCATTCAGTTTAAAAATCTCTATTattaatctttctctctctccattcagcgTTTTAAGAAATCCATTCGACCTCTAAATTCCTGGAGGGGGAACAACTTGAAcaacagtggaggaggagaggaacgaGTAGAGCCGGAGAGGATGGAGGCACCGTTCACGGTAaacctgacagacagagacactgtCAACCTTACCGAGGTGGATTTCACAGCTATAGCCTGGGAAAATGGGACAGAGGCATGACCCTTCCTCACTGGTGGAGGTGAAGAGTATATCATCACCTGCAGAACTTTGTATGAAGAGACAAAGGAAGTATGTCACTGTCCAGGCATCATACCCTGCCAGCCAGAAGGATACCATTTTGCCATTTGCTATACTGACACTTTAAAGATACATTTTCTAAGTAGTCTTTGTTTTAAAAATTATCAGATTGTCCTTCAGGACAATGTGAATTGGTAGTTTTATTTAtgctttaaaaatacattttacattgtCTATTTGCAATTTTGCTAGAGTGTGTATATAGCCTAAAGGCCATGGCTGCAGCATGCATACACAGAGACCatgggtgtattcactaggaacttAACAGaatgaaacggggagggacctactgGAATTGCTCCAATAGAAACTAGTTTTTACTGCAAAATATTTTACTctacgctcttatccagagtgacttacagccttgctcaagggcacatcaacagatttttcacctagtcagctcagggattcaaaccagtgacctttcagttactggcccaatgctatTAACCGTTAGGCTACATTTTTCATTTGAAATAAAttgtttctgttgcaaaacgttttggtctaatgattacaccccatgTTTTTCTTCCTGAGAGGACAAATGTAGTGGTGCAAGGCTGTTTCAGTGTCCACTAACAAAGAGACGTGCTATTGGATGAGAATCACTGTGTGTGGTCTTCATCTCTATTCTGATCTGTAGCTCACCAGAGGACTAGCAGTGCAAAGGAATAAAACATATATAGTTTTAATATTAGGCTACTGGACATCTGTTTTTGTCATGTTTTAGTGCTGGTGGTGGGTATACACAGAGGGCAGTTCTTTCTTGACTGTAAAGCTAGGTGAAACTTTGACTACAGAGatctattttttatttgtaacctttatttaactaggcaagtcagttaagaacaaattcttatttacaatgatggcctaccaaaaggcctcctgcggggaggGGGACTggggtaaaacatttaaaatataggacaaaacacacatcatgacaagagagacaacactacataaagagcatggcagcaacacaacatggcagcagcacaacatgttTGGGGACTCTTAAACATTCTTTTTTTGTGTAGTTTTAACTAAGACATTTATTTTGCCACAATACAAGGCAGTTCGTCCATGGCACAATGTATAAATTGCTCTGCTGGtggtacagtaggcctacacacagATGGCGCCAAAGACGAATGTCAGATTGGCGCGGAGATGACGTCTGGCGGATGTCACGTATGCGACATTTTCCCGCGGTTTCTTTCTTCTGAGAATCGAAGACCTGAATCCGTAGTAGGATTTCAGGGAGCTGACAAGTAAAAACCGGGGATTGTACGGGACCAAATTGGGATATAAACGAAGTAAACTCTTAAAGAGGCTATAAAATAGAAAACAGATACATTTAATAATTTAGCTTTAATAATCTGATAACCCACAAAGATGCCTCCCAAAAAACGCAACTCTGGAACAGCACAGAACAAGGAAATGAAGCCCAGCATAAAAAACGCCTCCCCGGACAAGGAGAATCCAGATTTATCAATTGAAAAGTAAGCAGCCCGTCCAGCCATCGTATTTAACAAGATAATTGTTAACATATAACGTACCCGATTATGTTACTGACTACAATATAATGTTATTTTCTTTCCGTAAAATGATCGTTTGCTAATTAtttggtagctagctaacgtaacgTTACTAACAACATCCCCCCCACGAAAACAAGTCCAGACGAACAGCTGGGAAAACATGCTAACTAGTTATCaatcagtagctagctagctattatttGGGAATATGTGACATGCCCGTTGTCTTATTTGTTACAAGTTTACATTTTAAGTTTAGTAACATCAAGCTGTTATTTTCCAGCTATTTAGCCATTTTAGGTGGCTAGATAGTTAGATTCGAAAACAAATTTGTTcaagtagctagctagtagctgcTAAGCACCTTGCCAAACGAGTTAACTTGCTACTATAGCCATCTCACTACAGTCATCACTTTAACTAATGGGGACAGAACTTTCATAGAGCCCCTACTAAATTGACTCCAGTCCATTTGATCACGGTTCATAGATATTATTTCCCACTTCAGAAATCGTGTTCAACGTTAGTAAGAATGGACACCGCAACATTTGGGTCTGAACTACAAGGCCTCCCATTGAGTGTTAGAATGATGGTGTTAAAGCTAGAGTCcgtagttgaaacaataacaaaggggAACCCcttgcctctgttttggtaaaaagatGAGGGATGGGCCAGAAAAATATATTTGCTCTCATATTCATAaacagctatggatgcaaggactgaacaTCCATGATATCAGTAGTATAGTTTTAAGCATGTTTTGAGGCCATAtcgtttgtttacatttacgttATTTATAAACttgagtaaaacaagcttatatttggggttctgatggggtgcaacaattgaactaagctcatgaggcatttataccttatattctttaagaatcaatgggtatatatcattaatttataagtcaaaAAATGGATATAGCAAGAcaatgacaaaacacactaatTCTACATCAACAACTACATGTACTTATTACCCCCCTCACAAATCATGACTGTCAAAAGTGATTTTGTTACTATTCTGAGTGCACCATTTCCAAACTAAGTATGGTTGATCTAAATGtgactttttttctttttttgaatCGTCAGGCACCAAGAGAAGGATGCAGACTTTATGACTCTGTGTCAAAGTCTCCAGGTGACAGATGCGGTGTGTGATCGTGCTTGGACAATATGGAAGGCAGTTCAGGCCTCAGTGGACAAAGTTCTTGTACGTATCCACCCATTGTCTCCAAGTTACTAGTAGACTATACAATGTGTTTTATCTACCGATACCCTTTCTGTCTGCTCTGATGATGGAAAGATTATAGTGAATAAACAACTGAACCATAACTCATTGTTTCTGAAATCAACTATATTCATTGCTATTCACACAGACTGACGATACATTGTTTTTCTTCTCTCTGTC includes these proteins:
- the slc6a7 gene encoding sodium-dependent proline transporter, with protein sequence MPSEQTKTAPGNITEKKSTHQQGSPAQLNGFNLAHDVTNPSSQPQFESRPPSPAPPPDPRILPREQWGGKYEFLLSCIGYCVGLGNVWRFPYLCYRNGGGVFLIPYFIMLFFTGVPLFLMELSLGQYGAAGPITVWKCCPLLKGIGIGMLCVSMLVCLYYNVIIAWTFYYLGSSFQSPLPWSCDAPANAYLCGNATVNSSSGRALSPSEVFWNERVLGVVNSKGLHDPGPVRWPLALCLLAAWVIIFFCMLKGIRSSGKVVYVTATFPYFVLIVLIIRGATLEGSLQGVAFYLTPDWGRLASAQVWNDAASQVFYSLGIGVGGLLSMASYNKFDNNVIRDCLVITIGNCSTSFFAGFAIFSILGHMAWRKGVPVGEVADTGPGLAFVAYPEALALLPGSVFWSILFFLMLFMLGVDTLFGNMEGITTAVLDEFPQLRANMKQKSLFLGLLCFGFYLMGLLLITDGGIYWFTLIDSFATSFGLIIITLFMCIGISFFYGVNQFCQDIIDMICLCPPWCSKVLLYFKACWVFCTPFLLLFILTYIFIEMYNTPLQYGAYVYPRWGKALGVCMGATCCLQIPIWAIVAISKESGTLKNRFKKSIRPLNSWRGNNLNNSGGGEERVEPERMEAPFTVNLTDRDTVNLTEVDFTAIAWENGTEA